The nucleotide sequence TGTATTGAAAGGAGCCACTTCTCATGATGGGAACGGCAATACTATCGAGCAAAGTGTAATTCTTATTCAAGATGGAAAGATTAAGTCCATTGGTGATCAAAGTCTGGAAATTCCATCAGGTGCTGAAATCATTGATGTTACTGGCAAATACATCACCCCAGGACTAGTGGACAGCCATATGCACTTTGCACAAACAGGTTTTTTTGATGGAAGACCTGATGTAGTTGATTTGAGAGATTCGTTAGATTTTGATCTGCTGCAGGCTGATCTGAGGAGTAATCCAGATTCTTATTATGAAGCGTACTTAAGGTCTGGTGTGACTGCTGTCTATGATGTGGGTGGATTTCCGTGGAGCATTGAACGTCAAGCAGAAGCCGAAAGCAATCTTAGCGCTCCGCATGTTGCTGCAGCAGGACCGCTCTTCTCTGCTCTTTCTGAGACAAGACTCTCTCCGTTCAACACTGAAAATGATAAGCAAATGCTCAATCTATCAGATTCAGAGTTTGGAAGAGAAACCGTAAGAAAACATACAAAAATGGGTTCGACCGGAGTAAAAATCTGGGGTATTCAAGTCGGTGATTCTTCATTTATGAATGCTTTGAATGCTGTGGCCGACGAGACCAAACTACAAGGAAACAAGCTTATTGTACATGCCACCACTCTGGACCAGGCTAAAGAAGCGCTACGATTGGGTGCCAAAGTGTTGGTGCATAGCGTTCAAGATGTGGAAGTTGATGATGAATTCATCAAGCTTGCCCAAGAAAATGACGTGATCTATTCTCCTACTATCACCGTGGTACGAGGATACCTGAATACGTTCCGTTCGCTCAAAAAAATAAGAGAAGTGAGTGATTCAAATGATGTGATGGATGATCGGGCAAAGGCTTTACTTCAGTCAAGCACTGAATTCTATTCCTTCTACCCTGCTCAAGTTGATCTAGAAGAGCAAATGTTTGGCTTTGAACAACGAATCAATGCAATGGAGGAGGTTATGGCAATTAACCTAAAGAAAGTTCATGAAGCTGGCATTACAATCGCTGTTGCAACAGACGCTGGCAATCCAGGTACATTTCACGGCTTATCCATTTATGATGAGATGATCGCCATGCAAGAAGCAGGAATTCCGCCAAATGAAATCATTACTATGGCCACTAAAAACGGTGCGCTAGCAATGGATCGCATCGAAGATTTCGGAACACTCGAAGAAGGAAAGCTCGCCGACTTAATAATTTTGAAGGAAGATCCATCTACTGACATATCGAATATGCGTTCTATTACGCATGTGATGAGGGGTGGATTATTGAGGCCTGTAAATGAGCCATTTAACAAATAGATTATTCTGAAATGCGTGCAAATCCAGATCTAAAAACATTCTTAAAGCCGTACAACGAAAGCATTCAAAAACTAACATTTGAGCTGAGAGATTTCATTACAGACTTAGTACCTCAAATAAATGAGTTGATTTGGGATAATTACAATGCAGTAGCTATTGCATATTCCAAATCCGAAAAACTGAAAGATGCCTTTTGCCATATTTCGGTTTACGCTAAGCATGTCAATTTTGGATTTAATCGTGGCGCAGAGTTGATCAATACCAGTGTGGAGCTAAATGGAGGCGGAAAACTGATAAGACATATTTCCGTAAAGGATTTTCAATCTTTCCCGAAAAAAGACATTGAAGGTATGATTTGGGAAGCTATAGCGATTTCAGAAAAACACAATAGCCTCCTTATTGATAATGTTTCAGCTAAAAGTATAGTTATGTCTATATCTGAAAAGAAATTAAGGCCTTGAATGAATCAAGCCTTTACCTCCTATCATTTCATTAGAATCAAATTAGTCTACTCGTTCAAAAAGTATCGGTTTGAATGAATAATCACTGATGGTAAATTCACTCTTTTCCTTATTGAAGCGTAAATACCCATGATGGGTGGATTTGGAACTAAAAATATTTGTCATGACCGGAAGGTAATTCATGAGTTTCTCTCCCTTCACATGTATCGCCATACCTTCCTCTTGATCCTTCTTCAATTCATAAATCACTCCAAGTGCTTCGTTTCGATAGGTTCCTAAAAATGGATTGAGGTCTACCTTCTCACCTATCGCAGCGTATGATTCGTAACGATAATTAACAATCCCATTTCTTAAGAAATCCATTTTCTTTGGTTTTCCTTTCTCCAAAGTGAATTTCAAAGAGTAGTCAGCGATAGCCCCTAATACCTTAAAGCGATCTTTTGCAATGGGCAGTAGTTTGAATTCTGGCCCTGAATCTTCGACGTATTTGTATACGAGTGTATCATTTTCAATAACCAATTCTCGCAAATATCCATTTTTATAGGTGATGTAGTTACCTTCGTACTTCTTCAAACTCTTCGTTGAAATTTTATATTTTTTTGGTACAGCAACATTTTGATTTTGTCCCAAAATAAGGTCTAGTATGTTATATGCATGATTGGGAGCAGATACACTTGAGTTATTACTCAGCGTAAGTACCCAAAAATTTTCATCAGGAACCTTCAAAAACATCGCACTAAATCCATCCCAATAACCGCTGTGTCCATAGAATGGATAACCTTTATTAATCCCGTGCTGTACTCCCAAAGCATAACTAATTTTACTTCCGTCGTTTAAAAGTCCCCTCTCCGTCAAACGTGATTCTACGTCTTTCACAGGATGAGTATTACCCTCCAAGGATTCAGCCCAAACCATCAAGTCATTCATATTCGTATATAGACGTCCATCTCCTGAAGAGGTGAAATGTCGAGTTTGATCTATTTCATAATCATCCTCTGACATGGTATAGCTCACTGCTCTGTTCTTCATCACAGCATTGCTCTTTTCA is from Marinobacter alexandrii and encodes:
- a CDS encoding amidohydrolase family protein, with amino-acid sequence MKFNLKNLKTLIVILTIIFSGCSTAEQTQSSITVLKGATSHDGNGNTIEQSVILIQDGKIKSIGDQSLEIPSGAEIIDVTGKYITPGLVDSHMHFAQTGFFDGRPDVVDLRDSLDFDLLQADLRSNPDSYYEAYLRSGVTAVYDVGGFPWSIERQAEAESNLSAPHVAAAGPLFSALSETRLSPFNTENDKQMLNLSDSEFGRETVRKHTKMGSTGVKIWGIQVGDSSFMNALNAVADETKLQGNKLIVHATTLDQAKEALRLGAKVLVHSVQDVEVDDEFIKLAQENDVIYSPTITVVRGYLNTFRSLKKIREVSDSNDVMDDRAKALLQSSTEFYSFYPAQVDLEEQMFGFEQRINAMEEVMAINLKKVHEAGITIAVATDAGNPGTFHGLSIYDEMIAMQEAGIPPNEIITMATKNGALAMDRIEDFGTLEEGKLADLIILKEDPSTDISNMRSITHVMRGGLLRPVNEPFNK
- a CDS encoding serine hydrolase domain-containing protein — protein: MKKLVLLSTILVWSFFITSTFGQQVQLDSLFEKFANEPGIAVAVHKDGQYVYKNAFGLSNLDYEIEISEETLFEVGGLAMHITACSILKLEDQGKLTLDTKVNDILEDLPDYSEGGVTINHLLHHTSGIMDYLVAFGMTGHVWESPINTSKAYKLIKKNPKLGFKPGNEYEYSNSNYVLLNKVIQELSDTTINAYATEFLFKPLGMLNTSYYEKSNAVMKNRAVSYTMSEDDYEIDQTRHFTSSGDGRLYTNMNDLMVWAESLEGNTHPVKDVESRLTERGLLNDGSKISYALGVQHGINKGYPFYGHSGYWDGFSAMFLKVPDENFWVLTLSNNSSVSAPNHAYNILDLILGQNQNVAVPKKYKISTKSLKKYEGNYITYKNGYLRELVIENDTLVYKYVEDSGPEFKLLPIAKDRFKVLGAIADYSLKFTLEKGKPKKMDFLRNGIVNYRYESYAAIGEKVDLNPFLGTYRNEALGVIYELKKDQEEGMAIHVKGEKLMNYLPVMTNIFSSKSTHHGYLRFNKEKSEFTISDYSFKPILFERVD